In a genomic window of Rhopalosiphum maidis isolate BTI-1 chromosome 4, ASM367621v3, whole genome shotgun sequence:
- the LOC113549156 gene encoding dynactin subunit 6 produces MSSKIRIGQGAMVCKEIKVKGQVSFGASTIIHPGVTLIAEAGPIEIGENNIIEEYVNIIHKFLPGEEQSEPVTLKIGSNNVFEVYSTIDGVKSIGDNNIFESKSYVGRNLIIGNDCIIGAGCHLTSTAPIEDGICVYGKNCTRQKAFCKPSVPGGHREFLTKLLPSYHLLRKNKNPIEGN; encoded by the exons ATGTCATCTAA GATTAGAATTGGTCAGGGAGCTATGGTTTGTAAAGAAATTAAAGTAAAGGGTCAAGTTAGTTTTGGCGCGTCTACAATAATTCATCCTGGTGTAACTTTAATTGCCGAAGCTGGACCCATTGAAATaggagaaaataatataattgaagaatatgttaatattattcacaa atttttacctGGAGAAGAACAGTCTGAGCCGGTTACACTGAAAATTGGttctaataatgtatttgaagTATATTCAACTATTGACGGAGTCAAATCTATTGGAGACAATAACATATTTGAATCTAAAA gtTATGTTGGccgaaatttaataataggtaatgacTGCATTATTGGAGCAGGTTGTCACTTAACATCAACTGCGCCTATTGAAGATGGCATTTGTGTGTACGGTAAAAACTGTACTAGACAAAAAGCTTTTTGTAAACCAtct gttCCTGGAGGTCATCGTGAATTTCTGACTAAATTGCTACCAAGTTACCATTtgcttagaaaaaataaaaaccccaTTGAAGGAAATTAA
- the LOC113561302 gene encoding lon protease homolog 2, peroxisomal-like: protein MDIPNELPIIYTTPVLIPGFILKIRLQVEKYSNLLNYLQTNHDSKSIHIGVIPKTDFEKVDNVIGTVGLVRSIIKIDSVPEDFFLFIEGICRFKLDVKIAEEPLQINKIMTIENFKSLQGDEKEINELIAEFKKVLIDYLTYSEPNVSKVFAKESLKILFNKLPLHQIVDYYLKSFIHLTPDDAYVILRATNLNDILRFVTDWLKRETIKENKYSNSVKTGLIPVPSITLNDIAGKNNVMFKMPASHELHELLKAIKGSGMPTPIHKEIMKEFKRLHEINTSNPDYSVCINYIRYVVNLPWNKRTEETLDLEKARNMLKLDHYAMDKVKNRILQFIAVKILNPDRRGPILCFVGPPGVGKTTIAKAIANSLNRTFKRISLGGINHYSDIKGHRRTYIGAMPGCIMQAINQAKTNNPVILLDEIDKMYKGSSGDPAAALLEVLDPEQNSSFVDSYVNLPFDVSQVMFISTANSAFRIPQTLRDRMEIIYLEGYTEDEKMQIAELYLIPKILKDHNMNELQITICKETIKDIIQKYTNETGVRELQRKLEVICHYIAVDMVENSNKKIKNYVITPEILLNILDNELYNVKSTLVEQSCNKVGVSIGLSWSPVGGKIQIIEATKLHSRNEKYGIILTGLAGQTLKESVMIAQNWIQSFVKNNEVNINDFCAHVHLPTGGIPKDGPSAGISIACALISLYWKIPLRPMIGMTGEISLSGYVLPVGGLKEKIIAAHNSNIRTIIIPELNQKDIKKIPKNIREDINIIPVKHIEEVLDIVFPGGLAMLQNPSFVTMGTCKL from the exons ATGGATATCCCCAACGAATTgcctattatttatacaacaccAGTTTTGATTCCtggttttattttgaaaattcgaTTACAAGTTGAAAAATA CTCTAATCTATTGAATTATCTTCAAACTAATCATGACtcaaaatcaatacatattgGTGTAATACCAAAAACAGATTTTGAAAag GTTGACAATGTAATTGGAACCGTGGGTCTAGTTcgaagtataattaaaattgattctgttcctgaagatttttttttgtttattgaagGAATATGTCGTTTTAAATTGGATGTAAAGATAGCTGAAGAaccattacaaattaataaaatcatgacaattgaaaattttaaaagcctccaag GTGACGAAAAGGAAATAAATGAACTCATAgctgaatttaaaaaagtgttgATTGACTATTTGACATATTCTGAACCAAACGTATCAAAAGTATTTGCAAAAGAATCTTTAAAG atcttatttaataaacttccCTTGCATCaaattgttgattattatttaaaatcttttattcacTTAACTCCAGATGATGCCTATGTAATTCTTAGAGCTACAAACTTAAACGATATATTAAGATTTGTTACAGATTGGTTAAAACGAGAAACAATTA aagaaaataaatattcaaattctgtAAAAACTGGTTTAATTCCAGTTCCTTCAATAACTCTTAATGATATTGctggaaaaaataatgttatgttcAAAATGCCCGCTTCACATGAATTACATGAATTACTTAAAGCAATTAA AGGTTCTGGCATGCCAACTCCAATACATAAAGAGATTATGAAAGAATTTAAAAGACTTCATGAAATTAATACTAGCAATCCTGATTATtctgtatgtataaattatatcagatATGTTGTTAATTTACCTTGGAACAAACGTACAGAAGAAACCTTAGATCTGGAAAAAGCcagaaat ATGTTAAAATTAGACCATTATGCCATGGATAAGGTCAAAAATAGAATACTGCAATTCATtgctgtaaaaatattgaacccAGATCGGCGAGGACCTATACTTTGTTTTGTTGGACCACCCGGTGTTGGCAAAACAACTATTGCTAAAGCCATTGCTAATTCGTTAAATCGAACTTTTAAAAG aatatcatTAGGTGGAATAAATCACTATTCTGATATTAAAGGACACAGAAGAACATATATTGGGGCTATGCCTGGTTGTATAATGCAAGCTATTAATCaagcaaaaacaaataatcctgttattttattggatGAAATTGATAAGAtg tatAAAGGTTCAAGTGGTGACCCCGCTGCAGCATTATTAGAAGTTTTAGATCCTGAACAAAATAGCTCGTTTGTCGATTCATATGTTAATTTGCCGTTTGATGTCAGTCaagtaatgtttatttcaaCTGCTAATAGTGCTTTTAGAATACCACAGACATTACGTGATCGAATGgagataatttatttggaaGGATACAcagaa gaTGAAAAAATGCAAATTGCAGAACTTTATTTGATTCCCAAGATACTTAAAGATCACAATATGAATGAATTACAGATAACTATTTGCAAAGAAACTATAAAAGATATAA ttcaaaaatatacaaatgaaaCTGGTGTACGAGAATTGCAGCGTAAACTTGAAGTTATTTGTCATTATATTGCTGTTGACATGGttgaaaatagtaataaaaaaataaaaaactatgtgATCACAccagaaatattattgaatattcttGAT aatgaattatataatgtgaaaAGTACATTGGTAGAACAAAGTTGTAATAAAGTAGGTGTTTCCATTGGATTATCATGGTCCCCAGTTGGtggtaaaattcaaattattgaagCAACTAAGTTGCATTCAAGAAATGAGAAATATGGTATAATACTAACTGGTCTAGCTGGTCAGACTCTAAAAGAATCGGTTATGATTGCACAGAATTGGATACAATCATTTGTAAAAAAc aatgAAGTTAACATAAATGATTTTTGCGCTCATGTTCATTTACCTACCGGAGGAATTCCAAAAGATGGACCATCTGCTGGGATTTCAATTGCTTGTGCATTAATCTCTCTTTACTGGAAAATACCTTTAAGGCCAATGATTGGAATGACTGGTGAAATATCATTGAGTGGATATGTGTTGcct GTAGGTGGCCTGAAAGAAAAGATTATAGCGGCACACAACTCAAATATTAGAACTATTATCATACCTGAACTTAACCagaaagatataaaaaaaatacccaaaAACATCAGA gaggatataaatattattccagTGAAACATATAGAGGAAGTATTGGATATTGTTTTTCCTGGAGGATTGGCAATGCTGCAAAATCCATCATTTGTAACAATGGGAACATGTAAACTTTAG
- the LOC113560866 gene encoding valine--tRNA ligase-like yields MLIVKSNMKITLFYCKHLNKYKRIGCYYYSIDFKHGENQILPMKYEPKLVEKSKNILSPNFNSINHNIDNPKTFSIILPPPNITGSLHLGHALTATIQDIIVRWHRMCGVDIVWVPGTDHAGIATQVVVEKKLFAEKNINRHDIGRKAFNQEVIKWKENKISIIRNQLKNLGVTLDWNREIFTMDEKQSRAVNEAIIRLFDSKLLYRKYSLVNWCCSLQSTVSDIEIDHKEILGRTYISLPGSNRPAEFGILTDIAYKFQNSDQEIVVSTTRPETILGDVAVAVNPDDVRYKGLDDVKLWHPFRKCTIPIIYDSSVDKHFGTGAVKITPAHDIFDYELAAKHNLPIINVIDESGNINCKYDEFNGLPRYEARTIIIQRLKQMNLLRDSKEHKMSIPICSRTGDIIEHLPKLQWFINCKEMAQKASESFRNGKLTIEPSHYQNQWLLWLDNSKDWCVSRQLWWGHRLPLFETKYGWISAHNTDEAKKKIGTKIKLSEKEMSTLDIRQEEDVLDTWFSSALLPFSSFGWPDKTEDLKKYYPLSVMETGHDILTFWVARMVMLGTFLTGSLPFKNVILHGMICDSHGRKMSKSLGNVVDPEDIINGISLEDLQNKVKANAKSGTISYDELEKALVGQKKLFPNGIKECGTDALRLTLVSQNIKNQVIHFDVNECYQNRMFCNKVWQATRFVLMWANEKKVHDYMSLAPINIMQFWILSRLGDCVHTMNNSFQNYDIYIATAKLRKFFYNEFCDVFLETCKPTFEHGTDEEIQTTCKVLLYVLDTSLRLMSPVMPFLSETLYCALPGKNKTQIAYTKFPESIEYMQWCNKQLDADIRIVRDIITAIRRIRSINNFNKNQSEIILHSKCHKLLHKYEDIIQHLSGSTTLCFLEENSNLKLHSISDIVGDHTEIHLLLKGGSLEYKKYYSILNSRRQRLQKQVMKIEKSLSLSKNIQNNTDNVRVTREDKLHSLLEEINRISVYMKTIKDKEIVTE; encoded by the exons atgttaattgttaaaagtaatatgaaaattacattattttattgcaaacatctgaataaatacaaaagaaTTGGATGTTACTATTATTCTATAGATTTTAAACacg gagaaaatcaaatattaccCATGAAGTATGAACCTAAATTAGTTGAAAAgtctaaaaatattctatcaccaaattttaatagtataaatcataatattgataatccAAAAACTTTTTCCATCATATTGCCACCACCAAATATCACTGGATCTTTGCACTTGGGCCATGCACTTACAGCCACTATTCAGGATATTATTGTTCGATG gcaCAGAATGTGTGGTGTTGATATAGTGTGGGTACCAGGTACTGACCATGCTGGTATTGCCACCCAAGtagttgtagaaaaaaaattatttgctgaaaaaaatatcaacagaCATGATATTGGTAGAAAAGCTTTTAACCAAGAAGTGATAAAATggaaagaaaacaaaatatcaattattagaaatcaattaaaaaatcttgGTGTAACATTAGATTGGAACAGAGAAATTTTCACAATGGatgaa aaacaaaGCAGAGCTGTTAATGAAGctattatacgattatttgATAGTAAACTCCTATACCGAAAATATTCATTAGTTAATTGGTGTTGTTCTTTGCAATCTACAGTTTCTGATATTGAAATAGATCATAAAGAAATTTTAGGAAGAACTTATATTAGCTTACCAGGAAGTAATAGGCCGGCAGAATTTGGAATTCTCACTGACATTgcttacaaatttcaaaattctg ATCAAGAAATTGTTGTATCAACAACTAGACCAGAAACTATACTTGGAGACGTAGCAGTTGCAGTAAACCCTGATGATGTTAGGTATAAAGGACTTGATGATGTAAAACTATGGCATCCTTTTAGAAAATgtactatacctataatttatgatagttCTGTTGACAAACATTTTGGAACAG ggGCAGTGAAAATAACTCCTGCtcatgatatttttgattatgagTTAGCTGCCAAGCACAATCTtcctattataaatgttattgacGAATCTGGAAATATTAACTGCAAATATGATgagtttaat ggTCTACCAAGATATGAAGCTAGAACTATTATAATCCAAAGATTAAaacaaatgaatttattaagaGACTCAAAAGAACATAAGATGTCAATTCCTATTTGTAGCCGTACTGGTGATATAATAGAACATTTACCAAAACTTCAatg gtTTATTAACTGCAAAGAAATGGCTCAAAAAGCATCAGAATCATTTAGAAATGGTAAATTAACTATTGAACCTAGTCATTATCAAAATCAATGGCTTTTGTGGCTTGATAATtccaa agatTGGTGTGTATCTAGACAACTCTGGTGGGGACATAGATTGCCATTGTTTGAAACTAAATATGGTTGGATATCTGCTCATAATACAGAtgaagctaaaaaaaaaattggaactaaaattaaactttcggAAAAAGAAATGTCTACTTTAGATATTCGACAGGAAGAAGATGTATTAGATACTTGGTTTTCCTCAGCATTACTACCATTCTCTTCATTTGGTTGGCCCGACaag ACTGaagatttaaagaaatattatcctTTGAGTGTTATGGAAACTGGACATGATATTCTAACATTTTGGGTTGCCAGAATGGTGATGCTAGGAACATTTTTAACAGGATCACTTccttttaaa aaTGTGATTTTGCATGGTATGATATGTGATAGTCATGGTAGAAAAATGTCCAAAAGTCTAGGAAATGTTGTTGATCctgaagatattataaatggaaTTTCATTAGAG gATTTACAAAACAAAGTTAAAGCCAATGCTAAATCTGGTACAATATCATATGATGAATTAGAAAAAGCTTTGGTGggacaaaaaaaactatttccaAATGGTATTAAAGAGTGTGGTACAGATGCCCTAAGATTAACTCTTGTTTCTCAAAACATCAAAA ATCAAGTAATTCACTTTGATGTGAACGAATGTTATCAGAACCGTATGTTTTGTAATAAAGTATGGCAAGCTACAAGATTTGTACTAATGTGGGCGAATGAGAAAAAAGTTCATGACTATATGTCACTGGCTCCCATTAACATAATGCAATTTTGGATACTGAGTCGTTTGGGAGATTGTGTTCATACAATGAATAACTCATtccaaaattatgatatttacattGCTACAGCTAAAttgagaaaatttttttacaatgagttttgtgatgtttttttg gaAACATGTAAACCTACGTTTGAACACGGTACTGATGAAGAAATTCAAACAACTTGCAAAGTGTTATTATATGTTCTGGATACATCTCTTAGACTCATGAGCCCAGTTATGCCATTTTTATCAGAAACTCTTTATTGTGCCTTAcctggaaaaaataaaacacaaatcgCATATACTAAGTTTCCTGAGTCAATTGaa tatatgcAATGGTGTAATAAACAGTTAGATGCTGATATAAGAATAGTGAGAGATATAATTACAGCAATACGTAGAATtcgatcaataaataattttaacaaaaaccaATCTGaaa ttatactaCATTCAAAATgccataaattattacataagtatgaagatattattcaacatttatCAGGATCTACAACATTATGTTTCTTAGAAGAGAACTCTAATTTAAAGTTGCATTCTATTTCTGACATAGTTGGTGATCATACTGAAATTCATCTTCTTTTAAAG gGTGGAAGTTTAGAATAcaagaaatattatagtattttaaattcaagacGTCAACGTTTACAAAAACAAGTaatgaaaatcgaaaaatcactttcattaagtaaaaatattcaaaataatactgaCAATGTAAGAGTAACAAGAGAAGataag ttgcaTTCATTGTTGGAAGAAATAAATAGAATCAGCGTGTACATGAAAACTATCAAGGATAAAGAAATAGTAACCGAATAG
- the LOC113550721 gene encoding RNA exonuclease 1: MKGKRKLTDKSPLLSSAQPAVKQKRTCEEPKSTNGANTLTEEEYSKLKLYLKEKKKILKTFPRILLNARGQLSQLNECGVSESPLLPSDLNELILYSVYGPGKYVPKWSSLEMQCNLNQTCVLIIDGCDVKTKEDLSNFNNSLPMFSKYKFLPPIEVELPPSWCADNDTDNSTSITDEKASESALTTQKENDEKKEICTRTRLLMSLNQMMIHNYPLPTNKRQFTMDGFRYTKSHYLPVTDESPMYAIDCEMCYTSIGRNELTRVSIVNEQLDVIYESFVKPTNKITNYLTVYSGITASKLKDVKTTLADVQEDIINLLSPDSILIGQSLNCDLEALKLFHPYIIDTSVIFNLNGNKGSKSKLKLLAKNFLDMNIQCGNLGHDSIEDSRATMLLVQLKLCKSLTYGDAYLIGQKRLAEFVNKKTKINVKHIETFKKFLALLQSVSESSAKGKVHLKKNLMAPYDNIWSTSKLSIEEHSTNKVVLESVCKSMEDTTNRFCMAHMQLKNKNNLDLVNRWCEKYWAAMSSFALCAVLFTGCGAEGKNSVCLLNVKQPPLNHLQDKF; the protein is encoded by the exons ATGAAGGGTAAACGAAAGTTGACAGATAAGTCGCCGTTGTTGTCTAGCGCTCAACCAGCCGTCAAACAAAAACGTACTTGCGAGGAACCTAAGTCTACCAACGGTGCGAATACACTTACTGAAGAAGAGTACTCAAAACTAAAACtctatttaaaagaaaaaaaaaaaattttaaaa ACTTTCCCAAGAATATTACTAAATGCCCGTGGACAATTGTCACAGTTAAATGAATGTGGTGTCAGTGAAAGTCCGTTATTACCTTCTGATTTAAatgagttaattttatattctgtttATGGTCCAGGAAAATATGTTCCAAA atggtCGAGTTTAGAAATGCAATGTAACTTAAATCAAAcatgtgttttaataattgatggatgtgatgtaaaaactaaagaagatttatcaaattttaataattcattgccAATGTTttcaaagtataaattttTACCACCTATTGAAGTTGAGCTACCCCCAAGTTGGTGTGCTGATAATG ataCCGATAATTCAACTTCAATAACTGATGAAAAAGCCTCAGAATCAGCTTTAACAACACAAAAAGAAAATGATGAGAAAAAAGAAATTTGCACAAGAACACGCTTACTGATGTCTTTAAACCAAATGATGATTCATAATTATCCTTTACCTACCAATAAACGTCAATTTACAATGGATGGCTTCCGTTATACAAAAAGTCATTACTTGCCTGTTACTGATGAGAGTCCAATGTATGCAATTGATTGTGAAATGTGTTATACATCTATTGGCAGAAATGAACTTACTAGAGTTTCTATTGTTAATGAACAATTAGAT GTAATATATGAATCTTTTGTGAAACCCACaaacaaaattactaattatttaactgtatATTCTGGAATCACAGCTTCAAAACTTAAAGATGTCAAAACTACTTTAGCAGATGTACAAgaagatataataaatctattatctCCAGATTCGATTTTAATTGGACAATCATTAAATTGTGACTTGGAAGCATTAAAG tTATTCCATCCATACATTATAGACACCAGTGTTATTTTCAACTTGAATGGAAATAAAGGgtctaaaagtaaattaaaacttttggccaaaaattttttagatatGAATATTCAATGTGGTAATCTTGGACATGATTCTATAGAGGACAGTCGTGCTACTATGTTACTCGTACAACTAAAACTGTGCAAAT cccTAACTTACGGAGATGCATATTTAATTGGTCAGAAGAGATTAgctgaatttgtaaataaaaaaaccaaaataaatgtcaagcatatagaaacatttaaaaagttcTTAGCATTATTGCAGAGTGTTTCAGAAAGTTCAGCCAAAG gtaaagTTCATCTAAAAAAGAACCTAATGGCaccatatgataatatatggtCAACATCCAAATTAAGTATTGAGGAGCATTCTACCAACAAAGTTGTACTAGAATCTGTGTGTAAATCTATGGAAGACACAACTAATCGGTTTTGCATGGCACACAtgcaactaaaaaataaaaataatttagacctAGTAAATCGGTGGTGCGAAAAGTATTGGGCAGCAATGTCTTCATTTGCACTTTGTGCTGTGCTATTTACTGGCTGTGGTGCTGAAGGCAAGAATTCTGTTTGCTTGTTGAATGTCAAGCAACCACCTTTGAATCATTTACAagataaattttga